The region TGTCAGGTAGAAAGTTCGCGCCAGCGGAAGGGCCGCTGCATACAAAGCCGCACCGCCGATCACCAAAGCCTCCGGTGCGTTCGCAGTCAATGCGATGGCGCGCTCCAGACTGTGAGCTACGACCACGCCCTCCGGCGAAAACCCAGGATCTCTACTCAGGACCAGGTTTTCGCGTTTTGGCAGGGGCCGGCCGATCGATTCGAAGGTTCGGCGTCCCATGATCACCGGCTTGCCCAGCGTGGTGCGTTTGAAGTGCGCGAGATCTTCGGGCAGGCGCCAGGGCAGTTCGCCCCTTGTGCCAATGACGCGATTTCGCGCGACCGCTGCGATCAGCGAAAGCACTTCTCAAACGGCGATCGGCGCTTTGATCGCCGGGTGGCTGCGGTAGTCCACGAGTTCGATATCGTCGATGCCGAAGTCGAAGATCGATTGCACCTCGGGATTGAGTTTGAGTATCGGCAGAGCGTAGGGCTCGCGCG is a window of bacterium DNA encoding:
- a CDS encoding dihydrofolate reductase; this encodes MLSLIAAVARNRVIGTRGELPWRLPEDLAHFKRTTLGKPVIMGRRTFESIGRPLPKRENLVLSRDPGFSPEGVVVAHSLERAIALTANAPEALVIGGAALYAAALPLARTFYLTEVHADVAGETLFPSFDRTQWRETWRRDFSADEQHEYAFSLLTLERRE